A DNA window from Drosophila sechellia strain sech25 chromosome X, ASM438219v1, whole genome shotgun sequence contains the following coding sequences:
- the LOC6618438 gene encoding DNA ligase 4, translating to MSVDIASTIKFRDICGLFEKLKTTQKVVNKEEVLKSYYESFCRHRESFRRQTGLNDDQPEDGASSFYSVLRLLLPGADTGRDTYGLQITALGRLYIRVLQLPTDSSDAIRLQHRTGTMYRDYGDVVYSVLKPRCFNPPSNLRLNQIHQMLDTIANEDTEVKQQQLICFTEQASPEEQKWLIRLLLKSLGLGIGEQKIFGVLHPKAQDIYQRCSDLGHVCNLLADQTTDLDASTSKDSKAAVKFVNLNSVIRPFHQIRPMLCERFPGDIQELMQSDVLYLETKMDGERFQLHIDRGRFMYFSRNGVDYTRNFGHSYDHGTLTPKLRGLLPLGLESIILDGEMMVWDTNKLRFREKGENTDVKSLKPEGSWQPCFVVYDLLYFNGKSLLDHTYIQRAYKLQKLIVEQSGVLQLMRARKIGSVQEFNELFQQALDSHAEGIVLKKQGSRYQPGVRLGGGWYKDKADYIKGLITEFDVLIIGAFYNRKRTFVDSFLLGVLQPAPPGSSNRPEVFSIGVVANNTKQRGVLNHTLKPHWHDVVNEPPPLWFHYKPKERAGCPDLWIEPQNSVILQVKAADLAPNGAFFTRKSLHFPRTEMKRDDKPWSECMTLKEFNDLCQGPLAIKKLNKRQLRLEDVTTKRKQMRMTPSERSRLGLAVYEKRYDASTSASTSKLFDGLSFCILSGSAGRHSKHQLQELAVKNGGCIVENPLPNDPKCFCIAGDETFLVKRLILQQPRTCDIVRMEWLLRVCQKQELELRPRDLIAATEPLQQDLAECFDQHGDSYTKDIANVEELQDLLEGIDLTADNVAGITASNLNALEDQLLDGKKNLNMFCHLNAFFYSPHGDELAKLLFLQNGGRIVDDSDPELNLGFICMSSDIDNDHLEHWRQNHFKLSADKVLNSAWIHQCHREGILLPMHSFI from the exons ATGAGCGTAGATATAGCCAGCACGATCAAGTTCCGGGATATCTGCGGCCTGTTCGAGAAGCTGAAGACCACCCAAAAGGTGGTCAACAAGGAGGAGGTCCTCAAGAGCTACTACgaatccttctgccggcaccGCGAATCCTTTCGCCGGCAAACCGGATTAAACGACGACCAGCCAGAGGACGGTGCCAGTAGCTTCTATTCCGTGCTACGACTGCTGCTTCCAGGTGCGGACACGGGTCGGGATACCTATGGATTGCAGATCACCGCGCTGGGCAGGCTCTACATCAGGGTGCTCCAGCTACCCACGGACT CCAGCGATGCCATCAGGCTGCAGCACCGCACCGGAACCATGTACCGGGACTACGGCGATGTTGTTTATTCCGTGCTTAAGCCAAGGTGCTTTAATCCGCCCAGCAATTTGAGACTGAATCAAATCCATCAGATGCTGGACACCATTGCCAATGAGGACACAGAAG ttaagcagcagcaactcatCTGCTTTACGGAGCAGGCGTCGCCCGAGGAACAGAAGTGGCTAATCCGGCTGCTGCTGAAAAGCCTCGGGCTGGGGATCGGTGAGCAAAAGATCTTCGGTGTGCTGCACCCCAAGGCGCAGGACATCTACCAGCGCTGCTCCGATCTGGGACATGTGTGCAATCTGCTGGCAGACCAAACCACCGACCTAGACGCCAGCACCAGCAAGGACAGCAAGGCGGCGGTGAAGTTTGTAAACCTGAATTCCGTCATACGGCCATTCCACCAGATACGACCCATGCTGTGCGAACGATTCCCGGGTGACATCCAGGAGCTGATGCAGTCGGATGTGCTCTATCTGGAGACCAAAATGGATGGCGAACGCTTTCAGCTGCACATCGATCGGGGTCGTTTCATGTACTTTTCCCGCAATGGAGTGGACTACACCAGGAACTTTGGCCACAGCTACGATCACGGCACCTTGACGCCAAAGCTGAGGGGACTTCTGCCGCTGGGCCTGGAGTCCATCATACTCGACGGCGAGATGATGGTGTGGGATACCAACAAACTGCGCTTTCGGGAAAAAGGCGAGAATACGGACGTGAAGAGCCTGAAGCCGGAGGGCAGCTGGCAGCCTTGTTTCGTGGTATACGATCTGCTATATTTTAATGGCAAGAGTCTGTTGGACCATACCTACATTCAGCGGGCGTACAAATTGCAGAAACTCATAGTTGAACAGTCGGGTGTGCTGCAGTTGATGCGTGCACGCAAAATCGGTTCCGTCCAAGAGTTCAACGAGCTGTTCCAGCAGGCACTCGACTCCCACGCCGAGGGCATTGTGCTGAAAAAGCAGGGATCAAGATATCAGCCTGGCGTAAGgctgggcggtgggtggtacAAGGACAAGGCTGAT TACATCAAAGGACTGATTACCGAGTTCGATGTGCTGATCATCGGAGCATTCTACAATCGCAAGCGCACCTTTGTGGACTCATTTTTACTGGGAGTTCTCCAGCCGGCCCCGCCAGGCAGCTCTAATCGTCCCGAAGTCTTCAGTATTGGAGTGGTTGCCAACAATACGAAACAGCGCGGAGTGCTAAATCACACACTGAAACCACATTGGCATGATGTGGTCAATGAGCCACCGCCACTGTGGTTTCACTACAAGCCCAAGGAGAGGGCCGGATGCCCCGATCTGTGGATCGAACCGCAGAACTCGGTAATTTTGCAAGTGAAGGCTGCTGACCTGGCGCCCAATGGAGCATTTTTCACCCGAAAATCGTTGCACTTTCCGCGCACTGAGATGAAACGAGATGATAAGCCCTGGAGCGAGTGTATGACACTGAAGGAGTTTAACGATCTCTGCCAGGGTCCTTTGGCCATCAAGAAGTTAAACAAGCGGCAACTGCGACTAGAGGATGTGACCACCAAGCGGAAGCAGATGCGTATGACGCCCTCGGAGCGAAGCCGACTGGGATTGGCCGTCTATGAGAAGCGCTATGACGCGAGCACCTCCGCTAGCACTTCCAAACTCTTCGACGGTCTGAGCTTTTGCATACTGAGCGGATCTGCCGGACGACACAGCAAGCATCAGCTGCAGGAGCTGGCTGTTAAAAACGGTGGCTGCATCGTGGAGAATCCCCTGCCCAATGATCCAAAGTGCTTTTGCATCGCAGGCGATGAGACGTTTTTAGTTAAGCGGCTCATCCTTCAGCAGCCACGCACCTGTGACATTGTGCGCATGGAGTGGCTACTTAGGGTCTGTCAGAAGCAGGAGCTTGAACTGAGGCCTAGAGATCTTATTGCGGCCACTGAACCACTGCAACAGGATCTGGCTGAATGTTTTGACCAGCACGGTGATAGCTACACCAAAGACATTGCCAACGTGGAGGAGTTGCAGGATCTGCTTGAAGGCATTGATTTGACAGCTGATAATGTGGCTGGCATAACCGCATCTAACCTAAATGCTCTGGAGGATCAGCTTCTGGATGGAAAAAAGAATCTGAACATGTTCTGCCACCTTAATGCGTTTTTCTATAGTCCGCATGGTGATGAACTGGCTAAGCTTCTGTTTCTTCAAAACGGCGGCCGGATAGTCGACGATTCCGATCCGGAACTTAATCTGGGATTTATCTGTATGTCTTCTGACATCGATAACGACCACTTGGAGCACTGGCGGCAAAATCATTTCAAGTTGAGCGCTGACAAGGTTTTAAACTCGGCGTGGATCCATCAGTGCCATCGCGAAGGCATCCTACTTCCTATGCACTCTTTCATCTAA
- the LOC6618439 gene encoding ribonuclease H2 subunit B: MGKKETRASKPKADPDAEVSAKIGKKETRTSKPKVDPDAEGAAKMFKASALKKVFFMSQELLPKDADDGHLRLELFFHPGHGKEALFITHPDGRMMELVAFAEPRRSWFVDSEVCSNGRIYMTAPVDPTFLALHHLRKHCVQRAMSLDNIAVEEASTSRLLNEILDPGNLKCVADVKSSGEQKFYKYNQERTLAWLALKTRQVAKILKEKQVHCGHSAQSQNFVRSEKLVAENVSNEMDYTRMACDFVGRYLDADLHGLLTSYLHIPSEIQAIVEEKAAAQKRKSVAGKNEGSDSKKIKLNDSDSAAKLKSSSLLDSDGDPNASITSPTAAPLKERTLTAKEKALAKGAKGTKSIASFFKAK, translated from the exons atggGCAAGAAGGAAACGCGAGCGAGCAAACCAAAAGCTGATCCGGATGCGGAGGTATCTGCCAAAATTGGCAAGAAGGAAACGCGAACGAGCAAACCAAAAGTTGATCCGGATGCGGAGGGAGCTGCCAAGATGTTCAAGGCCTCGGCGCTGAAGAAGGTGTTCTTCATGTCGCAGGAACTGCTGCCCAAAGATGCGGACGACGGGCACCTTCGGCTGGAGCTGTTTTTCCATCCGGGACATGGCAAGGAGGCACTGTTCATAACCCATCCCGATGGCAGAATGATGGAGCTGGTCGCGTTCGCGGAACCCCGTCGCAGTTGGTTCGTGGACAGCGAGGTCTGCTCCAATGGCAGAATCTACATGACCGCGCCCGTGGATCCCACGTTCCTGGCTCTTCATCACCTCCGAAAACATTGTGTGCAAA GAGCAATGTCGCTGGACAACATTGCCGTGGAGGAGGCCAGCACCAGTCGTCTGCTTAACGAGATCCTCGACCCAGGGAACCTTAAATGCGTGGCAGATGTGAAGAGCTCCGGCGAACAGAAGTTCTACAAGTACAACCAAGAGCGCACATTGGCCTGGTTGGCTCTGAAGACACGCCAGGTGGCGAAGATCCTGAAGGAGAAGCAAGTCCACTGTGGCCACAGTGCACAGTCGCAGAATTTCGTGCGAAGCGAGAAACTGGTAGCTGAGAACGTTAGCAACGAAATGGACTACACGCGCATGGCTTGCGATTTTGTGGGACGGTATTTGGATGCGGATCTGCACGGCCTGCTCACCAGTTACCTGCACATTCCCAGCGAGATTCAGGCGATTGTTGAGGAGAAAGCAGCTGCCCAAAAGCGCAAGTCGGTGGCGGGCAAGAACGAGGGCAGCGACTCCAAGAAGATCAAGCTAAATGACAGCGATTCTGCTGCCAAGTTAAAGTCCAGCAGTCTGCTGGACAGCGATGGCGATCCCAATGCCAGCATCACATCGCCCACAGCGGCGCCTCTGAAGGAGCGTACGCTGACCGCCAAGGAGAAGGCCCTGGCCAAAGGAGCCAAGGGCACTAAGAGCATCGCATCTTTTTTCAAAGCGAAGTAG